A single Hyperolius riggenbachi isolate aHypRig1 chromosome 12, aHypRig1.pri, whole genome shotgun sequence DNA region contains:
- the LOC137541350 gene encoding uncharacterized protein yields the protein MEAPGEQEQSEEHRETAAQPARRATPTQARGREDAATPPVRTTTPVRRRGTLPPTRRETESEMSGAVSGLLGILQSHQTLITRQLQDEDRGHIMEQYKSHITTLQCELDAVHGHYRDELKMMHEMHRGEIDQLRAQHHQSVGQLQNMMQQMHQQSKELLKLQAHPCFHTVMSLIPYLEKVPSQNLMACHSNLLEVIKQHMDTPLLQPPIFRPPQPTAVPTWQSSQMYTGYRGSQYGPPLSGSSSSTTSTQESPDFQAATPTFSSSGADTI from the coding sequence atggaagctccaggggaacaagaacaaagtgaggagcaccgagagactgcagcacaaccagcacgcagggcaaccccgacacaggccagaggacgggaagatgctgccacaccaccagtgaggaccaccacaccagtgaggcgtcgaggtaccctccccccaacaaggagagagacagagtccgagatgtccggggctgtctccggacttctcgggattcttcagagccaccaaactctcataacccggcagttgcaagatgaggacaggggccatatcatggagcagtacaagtcccacatcactacactgcaatgtgagctcgacgctgtacatgggcactacagggacgagcttaaaatgatgcatgagatgcacagaggagaaatcgaccaactgcgtgcgcagcatcatcagtcggtgggccagctgcagaacatgatgcagcaaatgcatcaacaaagcaaggaactactgaaattgcaggcacacccgtgttttcacactgtgatgtctctaataccatatcttgaaaaggtgccttcacaaaacctgatggcgtgccattccaatttgctggaggtgattaaacagcacatggacacgccattattgcaaccaccaatttttagacccccacaaccaacagcggtgcccacctggcaatcatcacagatgtacaccggctacagaggcagtcaatatgggccaccgctgtcagggtccagctcatccacgaccagcacccaagagagtccagatttccaggcagcaactcccaccttttctagtagtggtgccgatacaatttga
- the LOC137541657 gene encoding uncharacterized protein, producing the protein MEAPGEQEQSEEHRETAAQPARRATPTQARGREDAATPPVRTTPPVRRRGTLPPTRRETESEMSGAVSGLLGILQSHQTLITRQLQDEDRGHIMEQYKSHITSLQCELDAVHGHYRDELKMMHEMHRGEIDQLRAQHHQSVGQLQNMMQQMHQQSKELLKLQAHPCFHTVMSLIPYLEKVPSQNMMACHSTLLEVIKQHMDTPLLQPPIFRPPQPTAVPTWQSSQMYTGYRGSQYGPPLSGSSSSTTSTQESPDFQAATPTFSSSGADTI; encoded by the coding sequence atggaagctccaggggaacaagaacaaagtgaggagcaccgagagactgcagcacaaccagcgcgcagggcaaccccgacacaggccagaggacgggaagatgctgccacaccaccagtgaggaccaccccaccagtgaggcgtcgaggtaccctccccccaacaaggagagagacagagtccgagatgtccggggctgtctccggacttctcgggattcttcagagccaccaaactctcataacccggcagttgcaagatgaggacaggggccatatcatggagcagtacaagtcccacatcacttcactgcaatgtgagctcgacgctgtacatgggcactacagggacgagcttaaaatgatgcatgagatgcacagaggagaaatcgaccaactgcgtgcgcagcatcatcagtcggtgggccagctgcagaacatgatgcagcaaatgcaccaacaaagcaaggaactactgaaattgcaggcacacccgtgttttcacactgtgatgtctctaataccatatttggaaaaggtgccttcccaaaacatgatggcgtgccattccactttgctggaggtgatcaaacaacacatggacacgccattattgcaaccaccaatttttagacccccacaaccaacagcggtgcccacctggcaatcatcacagatgtacaccggctacagaggcagtcaatatgggccaccgctgtcagggtccagctcatccacgaccagcacccaagagagtccagatttccaggcagcaactcccaccttttctagtagtggtgccgatacaatttga